Genomic DNA from Cucumis melo cultivar AY chromosome 10, USDA_Cmelo_AY_1.0, whole genome shotgun sequence:
CTTGAACAATGAACATAAGTGAGAACGACGGAGGTTATCTAAGAAATTTTTGGTGACTAAGGGGTCCAAAAGGAAAGTTATGGTATGACAATTGAAAATCCAAATTATCATTAAAATAGGATAATTTTGAAGAATAAACATGTTTGGTTCTTGAATTTTCAAAATGTAGGTTTGCAATCACTAAGTTTTTAAGAATTGATACATTTAGTTCTCGAAAACTTAATGACAAACACACCCATTCTTAAAAACTCGAGAACTAAAATGGTATATTTCAGAAAAACCCAAGGGCCAAACGTAGTTATTTAAACTCAAACAAAAAACACACTTTTACCAAACAAGTATGTCCTTGTGAGTACGTTTAGGCTAGATTGAAGGGTTGTTTTCTGTATCCCAATTAGCGTATATCTCCAGAATGATACTTTAGCTTCAAACTTAACCTAGAGATCTTCTCAAATAGCAGGAGATATTTTTTAATggatgaaaaataataaaatcgGAAAACTCTTGAATTATAGTTCCGAAGAAACATACCCCTTGTTCCATTGTTGCCACTGAACCCTTGCCATGCAATTGTCCATCCACCacattgatatcctaaattatCAGCGTGAGTGCCAGCAACAAGGATCTTTGGGGATTTCTTTGAAAGGGGTAGCAATGGCTTGCTATCATTTTTTCCATTCTTCAGCAGTACGAGTGATTGCCTCACAGCATCTCTTGCCAAGTCTCTGTGTGCCTGTTAATTATAAATGCAAAATTATGTCCATgagggaaaaaaaatgtattcaAGCATCAAGAAAAATCAAAAGTTAAAATTGAGAGAAAATGTCAAATTTAACTTTATGATAAAGTTAGAAGGGTAATAAGAGAAATCAAAAGATTCTCCCACTAAGTTCCTCTTATACGTTTATTTATATCCCTTTGATGAGGAATGTTACAAGGAGAACGGAAATGAAACGAAGAAAAGTACGACATATAAATGTTTCTAAGATGATTAAACCGACTCCCATCTGAGTTTGTAACAAAGATCAACTTCATGTAGATTGGAAAAAACGAAGTCAAGTTTATAGTAATATAGTGGGAGTCAGACCTGGCTCCCAAGCTCATTGACAAGGCTGTAATCAGCCATGGGGCTTTCGAAAAGACCCATTGTGAACTTGACTGTTAAAATTCTTCCAACAGCATCATCAATGCGATCCATTGGGATGACATTACTCTTCACTAGAAATTTAAGATCATCAATAAACTCTGCATACTTGTAAGGAATCATTACCTGAGAAGAAGGAACAAAAGCCTAAAACTCAAACTTCCATTACATCGAATATTGCACCCAAtttcaacatttcaaaactaTGAATTAGTCGACAGAACAATTTTGATTGAAGAGATCGTTAAAAGAGAGACCACCAACCATGTCAATGCCAGCTAAAATAGCAGCTTGGACAGAGTATGTGTAATTAGAATGTGGCGTAGAAGTAATTCTGTCCAGACCCTCCCAATCTGAGATGACAAAACCCTGACCATGCACATAGTAATATTAGTAAAGGTAAGACAATAAAATATCAGCAAATGGTTTTAAAAAAACAGAAGATAGTTTTTCGaaacaaatttaaattgtaaGGCATACCTTAAATTTAAGGGCGCCCTTGAGGAAGTCAGTAATAAGCTCACGGTTTGCATGCATCTTTACTCCATTCCAACTAGAATAGGAAGCCATTACTGATGAAACACCCTTGATGATCGAATCTAAATAGGCGGGCATATGAATGCTGAGCAGTCCATGCCTGTTAATAACGGTATTATTCTCATTGATGCCATGAGTTGTCCCACCATCTCCAACAAAGTGCTTTGCACAGGCGATAACCTTTTTACTGCAAGAAAAATTCAACTGTACTTGAATAATTTGCCGGAAGAGAGTTTACAAAGAAATCAGAATTTCTGTCAGTAATCTTGTTGAAGAGCAACAGTTCCAGATGATGCATGCAACATTTCCATATTCAACTTCCGGAAAGTTAGTGTAAAATGGACCCATACATTTATATGTCATGATTTTTCCTGACTAGAGGAAAACACTACCCTACTGACGTGCAAAGGCTTTCAAGaaacatttttcttattttcaattttatattaaaaaaaaaaaaagcaaaacaaaGTTCTACATCTTCAAAGGCCATACGTTCCGCCAACATATGGAGTCCCCTTCCTATAATTAGCAGGAGGCTCTCCTTGAAGGCCAATTATAATCTCGGTCATTTCTTTCACAATTTTTGGATCCTCGCTGTAGCTTTCATAACACCGCCCCCACCTTGGGTCTCTACAAACCTAGAAGAAAATTTTCAGGGAAAGAGACCGTTATACATCTAGTTTACCACTAAAACATATAGTAAGACATCACTCAAACatctgcttttttttttttaaataagcaacGTGTGTTTACCGCAAGGCATGGAGCAAAGGTATAAGAAATCCCCGTTGCTCTAACTTCAAGTGCTGTTGCAGCACCAATCCTTCGAGCTAGGTCAGGGTTTCTGTGCAGGAGAGACAAGGAACAAGTTTAAAGAGTTTGTGCATATTTCATTCTACCATGCTCCATTAGAACAAATTTTATTGGAGCTTTCAGGTAGGCAACTTCAACACAGCTCAACTGAGCACAAGGTTTGGTTAAACGATCAAATCAAAGAGATAAATGAAGCAAAGGATCTATATAAGTCAACATTGACAGTATGTTCAACTTTTACGTGTAGGGCtacaaagagaagaaaaatactTGCCTGGTAGCTCCAAGTCCAACATTATGAGGAAATACTGTAGCATTGTAAACATTGTTATGGCCATGAACAGCATCAATGCCATAAAACATTGGGATGCCCAATCTACTAGAAAGAGAACCCTTCTGGAAATCATTTATCATGTCAACCCAATCTTCAGCACGGGCATCTGGAAGCGGCACACTTCCACCACCACTTAGGACGCTTCCTGTACAAATTACTCTGATCATCAAATTTTGAATAGTTGCATGAAATAGAGGTTTCCCAATCAATTGCTACTTGTGACAAGCACCGACGGATTTAGCATAGGCCCAGGGAGCtctcaactttattgtctttatataatatatataaagaaaactacttaaattttaatatttataattagcTTGGTGGTTACTCTGACAAGCTATAACCTCTACACTACATACACTACATGCCCTGTGAGATCGCTTCAACAAATTGACACATATACATATTTAGTAACATGGATTTCAAAACTCCAGAACTCACAAACATTATACTCTATTTTGCTTCAAATATAGTTCTAACAGCATGTAACGTTTAAACTATTAGAAAGATCCAAAggcatttattttatttttattatgatGTTAATGATATCGGTTAGTCTTCAGTTTTCTTCTCCTTGGAACTGAAGGATTACTTAGACGAACTGTAGTGTTCCAAGATATTATACAGAGCATGAATTTAGTAACAAAGAGGTGAGTAGAGCCGTTCGGCATCTCAACTGTTTGCCACAAGATTGAAGTGTAGTTGAGCCTAGATCAGCTTCCATCAAGGGCAGATATAAACCAGATCAGGAACATAACACCAAACACTATTCTGAACTGTTCCAAACCAAACTTAAAGCAGAGAGCATAAAGAAAACGAGAGAGACTACTGGTTTTACCAATGAAATAATCTTTCATAACTGTAGCATTCGCAACGCTCCTGTCAATCTGCACCATCTGACCAATTTTCTCTTCCAGAGTCATTCGACCAAGAAGGTCCTTAACTCGAACACCAACCGGTTGCTTAGGGTCTTTGTATTTCAAGTTCTCCGCGTCCACCATTGTCGCCCACCACAGCCAACCCAAACACAGAATCACAACCACCTGAACAAAAATCTTGGCCATCTTCTTTGCCTGAGTGTTCAACCCACACTGAAAGGACCAAAAATATACACAAATTGAACCAATTTGTACAACGCACTAGCATGCCAAGAAAGTGCAGGAAacggaagaaagaagaaataagaaatTCTCTATTAGATATAACAGTGTCAAAATTAGTGATGAGATGAGTCTCCAAGATCTTCTCCTAGCTCTGTAATGAAAGTTTCTATGTTTCTCTATCTATTATAATCCACTCTCAATCCAGAGTCGCTGGCtctattttcttcaaatttgttcATTACGTCCAAGTTTCAATTAGGAGGAATGAGTGTCAGGaagaaaattgaagaagaaacaAGCATGagataaaataaaaggaaaccCAAACTAGAATGAGCGAAGCTGACTTTCTGTTCCGGCTCAAACCCATGTTTCCGAACTCCAATCAAACACAGAGAGCAATACAGCGGAGAGAGAAAGTTACCTGAAAGTGTGAATGAGAATGGCAATGCGAGAAAGCAAAATGGGTAAGAGGAAGCAATGGAAAAATGGAGGAAATGGAGATAGGATTAGGAGTTTAGTAGAGTGGAAGAGTTAAAGCTGGGGAAAAGTGTAAAGGTGGGAGCAAGAAAAGCTAAGTCGTGGGAAATGTGAGAGAAAAAACAGAGAGAATCTTCAGATTTTTTTACGCCATTACTGACCTAAGTTCGTCACAGTTGAGTGGCAAATTAATCGTGggaggtttttttatttttatttttattgttattacttTTTGGTTAAGTGGAATGGTTTCTAACAAGTAGGTCCGAGACGAATTCAGATTTAACAAACACTTACAATGTTGAAAAATAGATTGCCACAAATCGTTTGGAAAACTAAATTTATAACCAGAGATGCCCACGGGAGGGTCAATGCCACTCCCCATCCCATCCTCTATCCCATTCTATGTTCTCACAAATTTTTCTGAcgaaatttttttttcacttttgttttttctgttttgatatatataaatatatttttaggCGGGTGGAGGTATTTTCCATCCCTAACCCCGAATTGTTCTCCATTCCCCTTGTGTTTGGAGATTTTATGTATTGTTCGAATTGATAAATCCATTCCTACGGACTAAATGGACATCTTACTTACAACTAAAAATTCACCATCATTTCATGAATCAGGGTtaagttattaaaaaataaacaatttagCTTTTACCgtgtaaaaagaaaagagagcaAATAAACAgcaaactttattttttgtgtaGTACAAGTGTACACCCCACATTTGTTCCACCGCATAAAAGTAACATTTGAGCCAAAGGGAAATTCTTAATGAAGGTTTTGAAAAATGCTcgtaatgaaaaaaaaaaatccaacttAGAGGGGTATTTTCTCtccatttctttatttttttttcattttattactATTGTATTTCGTGGGGTGGGGTGGGGAGGGGAGAGAACTTGATAGATATTattgataaaaaagaagaaattgaaacgAAAATACCTCTTTCCATTTCCACAACAGTTTTAAGTTAAGCACCATGAAAAGCAACCTTGTATATAAACCTGGAGGaaataaagagaaagaaaaccaAAGTTAGAGGTTGGAATATCTCCTCGTAACAACATTTTAATGATTAGTTAACATGTAAACATTtgcataataaaataaatttaaaaactaaatgtTGATTTTTTGTAGGCTTAAGTTTTCACATTAAATAACCATTAAAAGTTATAATCTTAATTGTTTTTGTGTTTGGTAAACTAATTAAATCCACTAAAACCACTTCTAAATCACACGTTCATTTCTACCTATAAAACGTCAGAATCATAACCTGGAATTGCATACAATACACTAGAGTTTAGAAATTTTATAAgctttaataataataaacatatgTGCTTGCCTCTAACATTTAAGTGTTCtgtttattaaaaaaagttatCACCTCTTAATTAAAAGAAATCTATGCATTGAATTTTCAGTTTAGTTGTcactatttaaaattttgtaaatagtaTGTTTTTCCACTTCTCAATGTTTGTATCCACCAATTCATTGAGATATTATCTTATATATATCAACCAAATTCAACCTTCACCATCTAAGAACTTAATTACAAAATGTGAACATATGATATATTGAAAACAAATGCCACTAAACTGAAAAATATCGAACAAAAACATACActtagaagaaaagaaatgcCATTCATTTCATTGTAATAAGCAACTTAAAGAGTTCCACTTCAACTTTTTCAAAGATTTTTCCCTGtttctataatttctttctatgaagagaagaaaaaggaggaaaGTGAAAATGCATGGGAGAAACATTCCATGATATTAATGGCctgaaaaacaaaacaaacctAAACGAACCTGAAACCGAACCGAAGATCTTCCCTCTTGCAGCCGATCAGATAATGAACcagaagaagagaagatgaagagaagaaaagagatgATCAGATCAGAGACATAGCAGACTTCTCTATTATataatatatctatatatattaaaaagaagagagagagagatgccTTGCTTTGGTGTGAGAACGTGCAGACTTTAATTTACATTTTCAACTAAAGAAAAGGGAACCACCGTACATCAATAGAGAATCCTCCTCGTCTTTACATTTTCCAGAATCGCAACCAATTGATTCATAATAATGTACCTGCGATTTTTTACCATTGTTTAAATTTCAAAGGAGATCAaaaaaatgttgagagaaaataataatagaaagaaATACCACAGGAGGATATTATGCAGTGAAACGATCGATAAAAAACAGTATATAAAGTTATGTCACTCCACTTTTGTAGGTAACCAAATCAGAAATCACTACAGTAAGTAATATAAACATCAAAGATATGGTTCTATCTACAGGCAACTTCAAATTCATACTGTAATGAAAATTGTAATAATCCTCACACTCGTGCTCCTTTAAAAACCCCGACAAGAGCTACTTGATTTGCAAACAACAAAACTCGATAGCTTAAATCTCAATAGAAAAAACCCCCTTAATAaccctcttcttttttcctaGATTATTTTAGCTTTTATCATTTAGTTTCTGCTATTTTGTTTTCCTGAAAAGATGTCCAacatttcaattattttaattatgtcAATGAATCTAGTTGACTTTTCAATAGTGAGCTACAACTTTCAAGATCCAATTGGGTTGGATATCTAATGAAATTGCTTTCCTGATTTAATCTTGTATTATTCTTTGAATTATTAATATGTTGTTTGATTCTATTGATTTGTTTATTTAATGTTTGTCTAAATTTGCCACTTAAGTCGGTATACAAGCCACAACTCAATATTGAAAGGTTTGGATCATAGTGAATCCATAAAGTCAATATAAGAGAGGGTTT
This window encodes:
- the LOC103489355 gene encoding uncharacterized protein LOC103489355 isoform X2 produces the protein MAKIFVQVVVILCLGWLWWATMVDAENLKYKDPKQPVGVRVKDLLGRMTLEEKIGQMVQIDRSVANATVMKDYFIGSVLSGGGSVPLPDARAEDWVDMINDFQKGSLSSRLGIPMFYGIDAVHGHNNVYNATVFPHNVGLGATRNPDLARRIGAATALEVRATGISYTFAPCLAVCRDPRWGRCYESYSEDPKIVKEMTEIIIGLQGEPPANYRKGTPYVGGTKKVIACAKHFVGDGGTTHGINENNTVINRHGLLSIHMPAYLDSIIKGVSSVMASYSSWNGVKMHANRELITDFLKGALKFKGFVISDWEGLDRITSTPHSNYTYSVQAAILAGIDMVMIPYKYAEFIDDLKFLVKSNVIPMDRIDDAVGRILTVKFTMGLFESPMADYSLVNELGSQAHRDLARDAVRQSLVLLKNGKNDSKPLLPLSKKSPKILVAGTHADNLGYQCGGWTIAWQGFSGNNGTRGTTILAAIKSTVDPSTEVVFREDPDSDFVKSNDFSYAIVVIGEAPYAETGGDSTTLTMLDPGPNIIKNVCDHVECVVILISGRPIVIEPYISSIDALVAAWLPGTEGQGVTDALYGDHGFSGKLPRTWFKSVDQLPMNVGDPHYDPLFPFGFGLTTGSVKDIIARSTSAGIRGTPSLIASIIVAITLCIL
- the LOC103489355 gene encoding uncharacterized protein LOC103489355 isoform X3, whose protein sequence is MINEIQRGSLSSRLDIPMMNGVDAVHGHIYNAYSAKIFPHNVGLGATRNPDLARRIGAATALEVRATGISYTFAPCLAVCRDPRWGRCYESYSEDPKIVKEMTEIIIGLQGEPPANYRKGTPYVGGTKKVIACAKHFVGDGGTTHGINENNTVINRHGLLSIHMPAYLDSIIKGVSSVMASYSSWNGVKMHANRELITDFLKGALKFKGFVISDWEGLDRITSTPHSNYTYSVQAAILAGIDMVMIPYKYAEFIDDLKFLVKSNVIPMDRIDDAVGRILTVKFTMGLFESPMADYSLVNELGSQAHRDLARDAVRQSLVLLKNGKNDSKPLLPLSKKSPKILVAGTHADNLGYQCGGWTIAWQGFSGNNGTRGTTILAAIKSTVDPSTEVVFREDPDSDFVKSNDFSYAIVVIGEAPYAETGGDSTTLTMLDPGPNIIKNVCDHVECVVILISGRPIVIEPYISSIDALVAAWLPGTEGQGVTDALYGDHGFSGKLPRTWFKSVDQLPMNVGDPHYDPLFPFGFGLTTGSVKDIIARSTSAGIRGTPSLIASIIVAITLCIL
- the LOC103489355 gene encoding uncharacterized protein LOC103489355 isoform X1; translation: MVLNLKLLWKWKECGLNTQAKKMAKIFVQVVVILCLGWLWWATMVDAENLKYKDPKQPVGVRVKDLLGRMTLEEKIGQMVQIDRSVANATVMKDYFIGSVLSGGGSVPLPDARAEDWVDMINDFQKGSLSSRLGIPMFYGIDAVHGHNNVYNATVFPHNVGLGATRNPDLARRIGAATALEVRATGISYTFAPCLAVCRDPRWGRCYESYSEDPKIVKEMTEIIIGLQGEPPANYRKGTPYVGGTKKVIACAKHFVGDGGTTHGINENNTVINRHGLLSIHMPAYLDSIIKGVSSVMASYSSWNGVKMHANRELITDFLKGALKFKGFVISDWEGLDRITSTPHSNYTYSVQAAILAGIDMVMIPYKYAEFIDDLKFLVKSNVIPMDRIDDAVGRILTVKFTMGLFESPMADYSLVNELGSQAHRDLARDAVRQSLVLLKNGKNDSKPLLPLSKKSPKILVAGTHADNLGYQCGGWTIAWQGFSGNNGTRGTTILAAIKSTVDPSTEVVFREDPDSDFVKSNDFSYAIVVIGEAPYAETGGDSTTLTMLDPGPNIIKNVCDHVECVVILISGRPIVIEPYISSIDALVAAWLPGTEGQGVTDALYGDHGFSGKLPRTWFKSVDQLPMNVGDPHYDPLFPFGFGLTTGSVKDIIARSTSAGIRGTPSLIASIIVAITLCIL